A region of Sesamum indicum cultivar Zhongzhi No. 13 linkage group LG7, S_indicum_v1.0, whole genome shotgun sequence DNA encodes the following proteins:
- the LOC105166189 gene encoding probable calcium-binding protein CML41, producing MAIAGIARSFAGRAFKLRLPFRRRSKPKTQDPSPETTTHGGGGLKSSKEEEFRQVFRYFDANNDGKISAEELSAYFASTGDTVSLEEAEKIIREFSNDGAEESLLLEFGEFVRMMELRDAEDDKVLRQAFEVYVVEKDGGCITPEGLRQVLRRLGDVKSHQECEAMIRVFDLDGNGVLDFHEFHKMMT from the coding sequence ATGGCGATTGCAGGCATAGCAAGATCATTCGCCGGCAGAGCTTTCAAGCTCCGCCTCCCCTTCCGCCGTCGTTCCAAGCCCAAAACCCAAGACCCTTCTCCTGAAACCACCACCCACGGCGGTGGCGGGCTGAAAAGTAGTAAGGAAGAAGAGTTCCGGCAGGTTTTTCGGTACTTCGATGCAAACAACGACGGCAAGATTTCCGCCGAGGAGTTGAGTGCTTATTTCGCGTCCACAGGCGATACCGTGTCGCTCGAGGAGGCCGAGAAGATCATACGGGAGTTCTCGAACGACGGCGCCGAGGAGTCGTTGTTGTTGGAGTTCGGGGAGTTCGTGCGGATGATGGAACTGCGAGACGCCGAGGATGATAAGGTTCTCAGGCAGGCTTTCGAGGTGTACGTGGTGGAGAAGGACGGCGGGTGCATCACGCCGGAGGGGCTCCGGCAGGTGCTCCGCCGTCTTGGGGACGTGAAATCGCATCAGGAATGTGAGGCCATGATTCGGGTTTTCGATCTTGATGGGAATGGGGTGCTGGATTTCCAtgaatttcataaaatgatGACCTAG
- the LOC105166302 gene encoding protein LYK5-like — protein MNWMLKILTVLVLFPPSINSQQNYSGNAELDCNITDGRKPPKSFLYTCNGRYTSCRAFLIFRARFPYNTSPVIATLTSSDVAEIEKINNITSFTVFPEGRKVIVPVNCSCSGQYYQASTTYQVPIEHQTYYIIANSTFQGLTTCTSLIHANEYSEFSLLPGNKLLIPLRCACPTRGQTAAGTKFLLTYSIGLGDTLYTLSKRFNVSLTSIREANSFSDGFHIIYPFTTVLIPLPSEPSSSHTVSRSDHVTTSSSLPAPVDRRSRRNRALSIAGIAAGALSLPILFVLVPIYLFHKKRNQVRQSRWRNAKVYSPQELILELVRFDRAVKVFKFSEIKKATGNFGTKNRIKGCLYRGTFRREVLAVKKSNGSADSEVKLLYQINHLNIVKLHGFCEHKDNLYLVYEYMENGTLQEWLSRGGSEGEKSWNKRIHIALDVANGLLYLHSFINPAYVHNDIRSSNILLNGNLRAKIANFSLAVKANFSCITRVVGTKGYMAPECLEAGPVTLKVDVFAFGVVLLELITDKYPVFLQDGRERLLSTTVAAIMQSQDAETELSHFIAPGLRENGGIEYAVQVVKLSLSCFRQDPADRPDMAEVVSTLLKVQFNIHKSLLSKQKN, from the coding sequence ATGAACTGGATGCTGAAAATTCTGACAGTCCTCGTTCTGTTTCCTCCATCCATCAATTCACAGCAAAACTACTCGGGAAATGCTGAGTTAGATTGTAATATCACCGATGGAAGAAAGCCACCGAAGTCGTTTCTGTACACGTGCAACGGTCGGTACACGTCTTGCAGGGCATTTCTGATATTTAGAGCAAGGTTTCCGTACAACACTTCTCCGGTTATTGCAACTCTCACATCCTCAGACGTAgctgaaattgagaaaatcaaTAACATTACAAGTTTCACTGTTTTCCCAGAAGGAAGAAAAGTCATTGTTCCCGTGAACTGTTCCTGTTCGGGTCAGTACTACCAAGCCAGCACAACTTACCAGGTTCCTATAGAGCATCAAACCTACTATATAATCGCAAACAGCACGTTCCAGGGATTAACAACCTGCACCTCGCTTATACATGCAAATGAGTATTCAGAGTTCAGTTTGCTGCCTGGAAACAAGTTGCTGATTCCACTCCGGTGTGCATGTCCGACGAGGGGACAAACTGCAGCTGGGACAAAGTTCTTGCTGACTTACTCGATTGGCCTTGGTGATACTCTTTATACTTTGAGTAAACGGTTCAATGTAAGTCTAACCAGTATAAGAGAAGCCAATAGTTTCTCTGATGGTTTTCATATCATTTATCCTTTCACAACAGTCCTGATTCCGCTGCCAAGTGAGCCCTCGAGTTCACATACAGTCAGTCGAAGTGATCACGTGACTACTTCATCATCTTTGCCTGCTCCAGTTGATCGGAGAAGTAGAAGAAATAGAGCTCTATCCATTGCTGGTATAGCTGCAGGGGCTCTTTCTCTGCCGATCTTGTTCGTTTTAGTCCCCATCTATCTGTTtcataagaaaagaaatcaagtTAGACAGAGTAGATGGAGAAATGCAAAGGTGTATTCTCCACAAGAATTGATTCTTGAGCTTGTGAGATTTGATCGGGCCGTTAAAGTGTTCAAATTCTCTGAAATAAAGAAAGCAACAGGGAATTTTGGAACCAAGAACAGGATAAAGGGCTGTCTATACCGTGGAACTTTCAGAAGAGAGGTTTTGGCAGTTAAGAAGAGTAATGGAAGTGCAGACAGTGAGGTGAAGCTGCTGTATCAGATAAATCACTTGAATATAGTAAAACTTCATGGTTTCTGTGAACATAAAGACAACTTATACCTTGTCTATGAGTACATGGAGAACGGCACCCTCCAGGAATGGCTGAGTAGAGGAGGATCGGAAGGTGAAAAGAGCTGGAACAAGCGGATCCATATTGCACTTGATGTGGCCAACGGACTTCTCTATCTCCACAGCTTCATCAATCCAGCATATGTGCACAATGATATAAGAAGCAGCAACATTCTTCTCAATGGAAATCTGCGAGCAAAGATTGCAAATTTCAGTCTTGCAGTAAAAGCTAACTTCAGTTGCATAACGAGAGTCGTGGGCACTAAAGGATACATGGCACCAGAATGTCTTGAGGCAGGTCCTGTTACACTCAAGGTCGATGTATTTGCCTTTGGAGTGGTGTTGTTGGAGCTGATAACGGACAAATACCCCGTTTTCCTGCAGGATGGCAGGGAAAGACTACTTTCAACAACAGTAGCAGCAATCATGCAAAGCCAGGATGCAGAAACTGAGCTCAGTCACTTCATTGCTCCTGGCCTTCGTGAAAACGGAGGAATAGAGTATGCCGTCCAAGTGGTGAAATTAAGTTTAAGCTGCTTCAGACAAGATCCTGCAGATCGGCCAGACATGGCTGAGGTTGTGTCAACGCTTCTGAAAGTGCaatttaatatacataaatcACTGTTGTCAAAGCAAAAGAACTAG